DNA from Thunnus thynnus chromosome 2, fThuThy2.1, whole genome shotgun sequence:
ACAGAATTTTGCTCTCACACTAAAAGTAGTAACACCAATGTGACTGCGGCAGCTGCAGTTTCTCACATGTCCCAACAAAATACAgcaatatatttttcttaattctATAACAGCAAAATGTTGACATTGACATCTGTTAACAGATAATCTACAAACTTTCCAGTTCATAATTTAAAACCTGCAGCCCAGGATAAGACTTACTTGGCTGCAGAGTTAACGATGATTATAACTGAAACAAGAAATAAAGTAGATTAAACATGCAGTAACTGGGGTGTTATTTCTGATAAATTTCACTAAAATAAGGACGCTGTCTTCTTGCAAAAGACATAATAATTCCATGGTAGGGGCCCCCACCATTGATAATTAAAGACTTCATTCAaatggattgttttttttggggggggggggttccaGAATTATGCAACACAATATAGAACTCAATTAAACAATCCTTAAATTATACAATTTTTATAGGTTTCCAGTGAGCTGATACCTGCTGGCCCCTCTGACATTATTATTGAACCCCTTGCAGCTTGCTAGATGTTCTAGCGTCTTTGGCCAACAGAGCTAACTCTAATTTGAAAAGCAGAACCCACATGTTTCCTGTAAATGCTGAAaccacaaacacttttttttgtattagaTGTTCCCCTTCAAAGAATGTAGGCAGTCCTCAAGGGGGGTTAATTTCTTCGTCTGCAGCCAGAGAGGTATCACGGATCTCAAGATGCCATGCGACTTCAATGGAACTCTGCTGAGCAGCGTGCTCCCTCCTCTGTTGATAACAGAGTTTGTTCTTGGAGTCCTCGGCAATGGTTTGGCTCTCTGGATCTTCTGCTTCCACCTGAAGCCCTGGAAGAGCAGCACGGTGTTACTCTTCAACCTGGCGATGGCTGACTTTCTGCTCAGTTTGGCTTTGCCTTTCCGTGCCAGCTACTACATCTCTGGGATCATATGGATGTTTGGAGACCCTTTCTGCAACTTCTGCCTCTTTATGTTGGCAATGAACCGCAGTGGAAGTGCCTTCTTCTTGATGGCTATCGCTCTGGACAGGTACATGCGTGTGGTGCATCCTCATCATCCCATCAACTACTTGAGTGTCTCCAAAGCTGTATGCGGAGCGGTTGCACTGTGGTTGCTCACCGTTTCTATGACTGCTCATGTCTTTACTTTGGAACACAACAACACGGATAAGTGTGAGAGCTTCATGATTAAGGCTGCATCTGACTACAGTCTCACCTGGCATAAATTTGCGTTTCTGTTTTCCTTCTATATGCCTCTGCTTGTGATGGTCTTCTGCACAGTGCGCATTATTGTCCATCTGAGAGGGAGACAGCTGGTACAGAATCCAAAGATCAAGAAGGCTCTGTGCTTCGTCACAGTGGTGTTGGTGCTCTTTATTATTTGCTTCCTCCCAAGCAACATCATACAGCTGCTGATTTGGATCAAGACCCAACAGGTAGCCAAGACCCTCCCTGAATCTGAAATCTGTCCAGCAATGGAGTACCTGACCTCCGCATTTTACATCACCATCAGCATGACCTATCTCAACACCGTGTTGGATCCTGTGGTCTACTACTTCTCCAGCTCTGTTTTCAAGAACTTCTGCAGGAAAGCTCTTCATCTGCCCAAATCAGCTGTTGCTGAAagtacagagaggaaaacccGAGAAACAGGCTCCCAGACGCTCAGCCAGCTTTGATCAAAAAGTCACAGTCAAGCATGAGAGTACAGCTCGGTAGCTATAAATCTGATCAAAAGAGACACATTTCTCTTAAAGGTCTCATGTAAGTGCTACAGCGTTGTTATATTTACTTCTCATATACAGTAGTTATCCAGTGTATATTAactgcactttttaaaataatcctgGTAATTGCTTTTGCAAAACATATGTAATTGTAAAgttgtgaaatattttgttaaaagatgttatttttactTCTCTTTATATTGACTGCACCTTTCTAAATATTGCTTTTGCAAAAACATATTATTGAATAAGTGAAAAGATTTATGTACTTAATATTTACACCAAGCTACACCTtaaaaacatctgctgt
Protein-coding regions in this window:
- the LOC137172218 gene encoding hydroxycarboxylic acid receptor 3-like, encoding MFPFKECRQSSRGVNFFVCSQRGITDLKMPCDFNGTLLSSVLPPLLITEFVLGVLGNGLALWIFCFHLKPWKSSTVLLFNLAMADFLLSLALPFRASYYISGIIWMFGDPFCNFCLFMLAMNRSGSAFFLMAIALDRYMRVVHPHHPINYLSVSKAVCGAVALWLLTVSMTAHVFTLEHNNTDKCESFMIKAASDYSLTWHKFAFLFSFYMPLLVMVFCTVRIIVHLRGRQLVQNPKIKKALCFVTVVLVLFIICFLPSNIIQLLIWIKTQQVAKTLPESEICPAMEYLTSAFYITISMTYLNTVLDPVVYYFSSSVFKNFCRKALHLPKSAVAESTERKTRETGSQTLSQL